In one Pseudomonas sp. R84 genomic region, the following are encoded:
- the cgtA gene encoding Obg family GTPase CgtA, with protein sequence MKFVDEVSIRVKAGDGGNGAMSFRREKFIENGGPNGGDGGDGGSIYMMADENLNTLVDYRYTRHFDAERGSNGGSTDCTGKKGEDLILRVPVGTTVIDSATQEVIGDLTKAGQKLMVVQGGWHGLGNTRFKSSTNRAPRQTTPGKPGEQRDLKLEMKVLADVGLLGLPNAGKSTFIRSVSAAKPKVADYPFTTLVPNLGVVSVDRWKSFVIADIPGLIEGASDGAGLGIRFLKHLARTRLLLHLVDMAPLDDSSAPDAAEVIVNELIKFSPSLAERDRWLVLNKCDQILEEDHDERVKEIVDRLEWTGPVYVISAIAKIGTERLCHDIMRYMEDRADRLAADPAYKEELADLDQRIEDEARAQLQALDDKRALRRSGVKSVHDIGDDDWDEEDVDDEDGPEIIYVRD encoded by the coding sequence ATGAAGTTTGTTGATGAAGTATCGATTCGCGTAAAGGCTGGTGACGGCGGCAATGGCGCCATGAGTTTCCGTCGGGAAAAATTCATCGAAAACGGTGGCCCGAACGGTGGTGATGGCGGTGACGGCGGTTCCATCTACATGATGGCCGATGAAAACCTCAACACCCTGGTCGACTACCGTTACACCCGGCACTTCGATGCCGAGCGTGGCTCCAACGGCGGCAGCACCGACTGCACCGGTAAAAAGGGTGAAGACCTGATTCTGCGCGTGCCGGTCGGCACCACGGTGATCGACTCCGCTACCCAGGAAGTTATCGGCGACCTGACCAAGGCTGGCCAGAAGCTGATGGTAGTGCAGGGCGGCTGGCACGGTCTGGGCAACACCCGTTTCAAATCCAGTACCAACCGTGCGCCGCGTCAGACCACGCCGGGCAAGCCGGGTGAGCAGCGTGACCTGAAACTGGAAATGAAAGTACTGGCTGACGTCGGCCTGCTGGGCTTGCCGAACGCCGGTAAAAGTACCTTTATCCGTTCGGTATCGGCCGCCAAGCCGAAAGTTGCCGATTACCCGTTCACCACGCTGGTGCCGAACCTCGGTGTGGTCAGCGTCGATCGCTGGAAGAGCTTCGTCATTGCTGACATTCCGGGTCTGATCGAAGGCGCTTCCGACGGTGCTGGCCTGGGCATTCGCTTCCTTAAGCACTTGGCGCGTACGCGTCTGTTGCTGCACCTCGTCGACATGGCGCCGCTGGATGACAGTAGTGCGCCGGATGCGGCTGAAGTGATCGTCAATGAGCTGATCAAGTTCAGTCCGTCCCTGGCTGAGCGTGATCGTTGGTTGGTGCTGAACAAGTGCGACCAGATCCTCGAAGAAGATCACGATGAGCGCGTCAAGGAAATCGTTGATCGCCTGGAATGGACCGGTCCGGTTTACGTGATCTCGGCCATCGCCAAGATCGGTACCGAGCGTCTGTGCCACGACATCATGCGTTACATGGAAGATCGTGCCGATCGCCTGGCTGCCGACCCGGCGTACAAGGAAGAACTGGCCGATCTTGATCAGCGCATTGAAGACGAAGCGCGCGCGCAGCTGCAGGCGCTGGACGACAAGCGTGCCCTGCGTCGCAGCGGCGTGAAGTCGGTCCATGACATCGGCGACGATGATTGGGACGAAGAAGATGTAGATGACGAAGACGGTCCGGAAATCATTTACGTGCGTGACTGA
- a CDS encoding DUF3015 domain-containing protein, translating to MKRILLGTLFTAVSINAMAQAPGGPDCGWGNMLFEGQRGTPAHFLASTTNGTSGNATFGMTSGTNGCSTNASLTYGGKSWFAMNGMMNELSEDMAKGNGEALTTYAVVLGVAPEDRAHFAAVTHEHFQQIFSKADVTAEDVHTNTLAVLKSDPRLAKYATQA from the coding sequence ATGAAACGGATTCTTCTCGGTACTCTCTTCACCGCTGTATCCATCAACGCAATGGCGCAAGCTCCAGGCGGCCCGGATTGCGGTTGGGGCAACATGCTGTTCGAAGGTCAGCGTGGCACCCCTGCTCACTTCCTCGCTTCCACCACCAACGGCACTTCCGGTAACGCCACCTTCGGGATGACGTCCGGCACCAACGGTTGCTCGACCAACGCATCGCTGACCTACGGCGGCAAATCCTGGTTTGCCATGAATGGCATGATGAACGAGCTGTCCGAAGACATGGCCAAAGGCAACGGCGAAGCGCTGACGACTTATGCCGTGGTACTGGGCGTGGCGCCGGAAGATCGCGCGCACTTCGCTGCTGTGACTCACGAGCACTTCCAGCAGATCTTCAGCAAGGCTGACGTGACCGCTGAAGACGTGCATACCAACACCCTGGCCGTACTGAAATCGGATCCTCGTCTGGCCAAGTACGCAACTCAGGCTTAA
- a CDS encoding FKBP-type peptidyl-prolyl cis-trans isomerase, producing the protein MSEVNLSTDETRVSYGIGRQLGDQLRDNPPPGVSLDAILAGLTDAFAGKESRVGQEEMSASFKVIREIMQAEAAAKAEAAAGEGLAFLAENAKRDGITTLASGLQFEVLTQGEGAKPTREDQVRTHYHGTLIDGTVFDSSYERGQPAEFPVGGVIAGWTEALQLMNAGSKWRLYVPSELAYGAQGVGSIPPHSVLVFDVELLDVL; encoded by the coding sequence ATGTCCGAAGTAAATCTGTCCACCGACGAAACCCGCGTCAGCTACGGTATCGGCCGTCAGTTGGGTGACCAGCTGCGCGACAACCCGCCACCGGGCGTTAGCCTGGACGCGATCCTGGCTGGCCTGACCGACGCGTTCGCCGGTAAGGAAAGCCGTGTTGGCCAGGAAGAAATGTCCGCCAGTTTCAAGGTGATCCGCGAGATCATGCAAGCCGAAGCGGCTGCCAAAGCTGAAGCCGCTGCCGGTGAAGGCCTGGCCTTCCTGGCTGAAAACGCCAAGCGTGACGGCATCACCACCCTGGCTTCCGGCCTGCAATTCGAAGTGCTGACTCAGGGCGAAGGCGCCAAGCCGACCCGTGAAGACCAGGTTCGTACTCACTACCACGGCACCCTGATCGACGGCACTGTGTTCGACAGCTCCTACGAGCGTGGCCAGCCTGCTGAATTCCCGGTTGGCGGCGTAATCGCTGGCTGGACCGAAGCTCTGCAACTGATGAATGCCGGCAGCAAATGGCGCCTGTACGTGCCGAGCGAACTGGCTTACGGCGCTCAAGGCGTTGGCAGCATCCCGCCGCACAGCGTTCTGGTATTCGACGTCGAGCTGCTGGACGTTCTGTAA
- a CDS encoding ATP-binding protein codes for MPDPVAASLRLAPEALTRPFSAEQFSFTTTNDLEPFRGVLGQERAVEALQFGVAMPRPGYNVFVMGEPGTGRFSFVKRYLKAEGKRLQTPADWVYVNNFDEPREPRALELPSGTAGAFIGDINGLIDNLLATFPAVFEHPSYQQKKSAIDRAFNQRYDKALDIIERLALEKDVALYRDSSNIAFTPMLDGKALDEAEFAQLPEADRERFHDDISGLEERLNEELASLPQWKRESNNQLRSLNEETITLALQPLLSPLSEKYAENAAVCGYLQAMQVYLLKTVVEQLVDDSKTDAVARKLLEEQYAPSLVVGHPVSGGAPVVFEPHPTYENLFGRIEYTTDQGALYTTYRQLRPGALHRANGGFLILEAEKMLSEPFVWDALKRALQSRKLKMESPLGEMGRFATVTLNPQHIPLQVKVIIIGARSLYYTLQDLDPDFQEMFRVLVDFDEDIPMVDESLEQFAQLLKTRTSEEGMAPLTADAVARLATYSARLAEHQGRLSARIGDLFQLVSEADFIRHLAGDEMTDAGHIERALKAKATRTGRVSARILDDMLAGIILIDTDGAAVGKCNGLTVLEVGDSAFGVPARISATVYPGGSGIVDIEREVNLGQPIHSKGVMILTGYLGSRYAQEFPLAISASIALEQSYGYVDGDSASLGEACTLISALSKTPLKQCFAITGSINQFGEVQAVGGVNEKIEGFFRLCEARGLTGEQGAIIPQANVATLMLDEKVLAAVRAGQFHVYAVRQADEALSLLVGEPAGEPNADGEFPEGSINARVVERLRDIAEMISEEDLKEAEKELAQEALAEAKPA; via the coding sequence ATGCCTGATCCTGTTGCTGCCAGCTTGCGTCTCGCGCCCGAAGCGCTGACCCGTCCGTTTTCCGCTGAACAGTTCAGCTTCACTACCACCAATGATCTGGAGCCCTTTCGCGGTGTGCTCGGCCAGGAACGCGCGGTCGAAGCCTTGCAGTTCGGTGTGGCCATGCCACGCCCCGGTTACAACGTTTTCGTCATGGGCGAGCCCGGCACCGGCCGTTTCTCGTTCGTCAAACGCTACCTGAAGGCCGAAGGCAAACGCCTGCAGACCCCGGCGGACTGGGTCTACGTCAATAACTTCGATGAGCCGCGCGAACCGCGCGCACTGGAACTGCCGTCGGGCACTGCCGGTGCATTCATCGGTGACATCAACGGTTTGATCGACAACCTGCTGGCGACGTTTCCGGCAGTGTTCGAGCACCCGTCCTACCAGCAGAAGAAAAGCGCCATCGACCGCGCTTTCAACCAGCGCTACGACAAGGCTCTCGACATCATCGAGCGTCTGGCCCTGGAAAAAGACGTCGCCCTGTACCGCGACAGCAGCAACATCGCCTTCACGCCGATGCTCGATGGCAAGGCGCTGGACGAAGCCGAATTCGCTCAGTTGCCGGAAGCCGATCGTGAGCGTTTCCACGATGACATCTCCGGTCTCGAAGAGCGTCTGAACGAAGAACTCGCCAGCCTGCCGCAGTGGAAACGCGAGTCGAACAATCAGCTGCGTTCGCTCAACGAAGAAACCATCACCTTGGCGCTGCAGCCGTTGCTGTCGCCGTTGTCGGAGAAGTATGCCGAGAACGCTGCGGTGTGCGGCTACCTGCAAGCGATGCAGGTGTATCTGCTGAAAACCGTGGTCGAGCAACTGGTCGACGACAGCAAGACTGACGCCGTCGCACGCAAACTGCTGGAAGAGCAATACGCGCCAAGCCTGGTGGTCGGCCATCCGGTGAGTGGCGGTGCGCCGGTGGTGTTCGAACCGCACCCGACTTACGAAAACCTCTTCGGCCGTATCGAATACACCACCGATCAGGGTGCGCTTTACACCACCTATCGCCAGCTGCGTCCGGGTGCCTTGCACCGCGCCAACGGTGGCTTCCTGATCCTTGAAGCGGAAAAAATGCTCAGTGAGCCGTTCGTGTGGGATGCGCTGAAACGCGCCCTGCAATCGCGCAAGCTGAAAATGGAATCGCCGCTGGGCGAGATGGGCCGTTTCGCCACCGTGACCCTCAACCCGCAGCACATTCCGTTGCAGGTCAAAGTCATTATCATCGGTGCGCGGTCGCTTTATTACACGCTGCAAGACCTCGATCCAGACTTCCAGGAGATGTTCCGCGTTCTGGTCGACTTCGATGAAGACATCCCGATGGTCGACGAAAGCCTGGAGCAATTTGCCCAACTGCTGAAAACCCGCACATCGGAAGAAGGCATGGCGCCGCTGACCGCCGACGCAGTAGCGCGTCTGGCGACTTACAGCGCACGTCTGGCCGAGCATCAGGGGCGTTTGTCGGCGCGCATTGGCGACCTGTTTCAACTGGTCAGCGAGGCGGATTTCATTCGTCACCTGGCCGGCGATGAAATGACCGACGCCGGGCACATCGAACGCGCGTTGAAAGCCAAAGCTACACGCACCGGACGTGTGTCGGCGCGGATTCTCGACGACATGCTCGCCGGGATCATCCTGATCGACACCGATGGCGCCGCAGTCGGCAAGTGCAATGGTCTGACCGTGCTTGAAGTCGGCGACTCGGCGTTTGGTGTGCCGGCGCGGATTTCCGCCACGGTCTATCCGGGCGGCAGCGGCATTGTCGACATCGAGCGTGAGGTCAACCTCGGTCAGCCGATCCACTCCAAAGGCGTGATGATCCTCACCGGGTATCTGGGCAGCCGTTATGCGCAGGAATTCCCGCTGGCGATTTCCGCGAGCATCGCGCTGGAGCAGTCGTACGGTTACGTCGATGGCGACAGTGCGTCCCTGGGTGAGGCGTGCACGCTGATTTCGGCGCTGTCGAAAACCCCGCTCAAGCAGTGTTTTGCGATCACCGGCTCGATCAACCAGTTCGGTGAAGTGCAAGCGGTGGGCGGGGTCAACGAGAAAATCGAAGGCTTCTTCCGTCTCTGTGAGGCGCGCGGGCTGACCGGCGAGCAGGGCGCAATCATTCCGCAGGCCAACGTCGCCACGCTGATGCTCGATGAGAAAGTGCTGGCGGCGGTGCGCGCCGGGCAGTTCCACGTTTACGCGGTGCGTCAGGCGGATGAAGCGTTGAGTCTGTTGGTGGGCGAACCGGCGGGTGAACCGAATGCCGATGGCGAATTCCCGGAAGGCAGCATCAATGCACGGGTGGTCGAGCGCTTGCGCGACATCGCCGAGATGATTAGCGAAGAAGACCTCAAGGAAGCCGAGAAAGAGTTGGCCCAAGAGGCATTAGCCGAAGCAAAACCGGCCTGA
- a CDS encoding DUF6482 family protein codes for MNLQELNAFAIARKVDELNLISMEGGIYLLEARMHGAAYPLSDLKGGMLTLRSVEHARDLLHNFPELPFNLVHTSVHDEMCGLGASGEESLKVPLAWRSAL; via the coding sequence ATGAACCTGCAAGAGCTGAATGCGTTTGCCATCGCCAGGAAGGTTGATGAGTTGAACCTGATCTCCATGGAAGGGGGGATTTACCTGCTCGAAGCACGGATGCATGGCGCGGCGTATCCGTTGAGTGATCTCAAGGGTGGGATGCTGACATTGCGCTCGGTGGAACACGCTCGGGATTTGCTGCATAACTTTCCAGAATTGCCATTCAACCTCGTACACACCTCGGTACACGATGAAATGTGTGGTCTGGGCGCCAGTGGCGAGGAAAGTCTGAAGGTGCCGCTCGCCTGGCGTTCAGCCCTGTAG
- a CDS encoding polyprenyl synthetase family protein, producing MQPQAFYRAVADDFSAVDGIIKKQLTSRVPLVSKIGDYITSAGGKRLRPLLVLLCGKALGREGDDMRLLAATIEFLHTATLLHDDVVDMSGMRRGRSTANAMWGNAPSVLVGDFLYSRSFEMMVELGSMPVMKILSQATRIIAEGEVLQLSKVRDASTTEETYMEVIRGKTAMLFEASTHSAAALAGATAEQSEALRTFGDHLGVAFQLVDDLLDYKGDAETLGKNVGDDLAEGKPTLPLIYTMREGTAEQAALVRQAIQKGGIEDLESIRIAVEASGSLEYTAQLARDYVARAIKCLEALPASEYRDALVELSEFAVARTH from the coding sequence ATGCAACCCCAAGCTTTCTACCGCGCGGTGGCGGACGATTTTAGCGCCGTCGACGGCATCATCAAGAAGCAGCTGACTTCCCGAGTACCGCTGGTATCGAAAATCGGCGATTACATCACCTCGGCCGGCGGCAAACGTCTGCGCCCTTTATTAGTGTTGCTGTGTGGCAAGGCCCTGGGTCGCGAAGGCGATGACATGCGTCTGCTGGCCGCCACCATCGAATTCCTGCACACCGCGACCCTGCTGCATGACGACGTGGTCGACATGTCCGGCATGCGCCGTGGCCGTTCGACCGCCAATGCCATGTGGGGCAACGCTCCGAGCGTGCTGGTCGGCGACTTCCTGTACTCGCGCTCGTTCGAAATGATGGTCGAACTGGGCTCGATGCCGGTGATGAAGATCCTGTCCCAGGCCACGCGCATCATCGCTGAAGGCGAAGTGCTGCAGCTGTCCAAAGTTCGCGATGCCAGCACCACCGAAGAAACCTACATGGAAGTCATCCGCGGCAAGACCGCGATGCTCTTTGAAGCCTCGACCCACAGTGCTGCCGCACTGGCCGGCGCTACCGCCGAACAGAGCGAAGCCCTGCGCACCTTCGGTGATCACCTGGGTGTGGCCTTCCAACTGGTCGACGATTTGCTCGACTACAAGGGCGACGCTGAGACCTTGGGCAAGAACGTCGGCGACGATCTGGCCGAAGGCAAGCCGACTCTGCCGCTGATCTACACCATGCGCGAAGGTACGGCTGAACAGGCTGCACTGGTGCGTCAGGCGATCCAGAAAGGCGGAATCGAAGACCTGGAAAGCATCCGCATTGCCGTGGAAGCTTCCGGTTCGCTGGAATACACCGCGCAACTGGCCCGTGATTACGTGGCCCGTGCGATCAAGTGCCTTGAGGCGCTGCCGGCAAGTGAATATCGGGATGCCCTGGTTGAACTGAGCGAGTTTGCGGTCGCCCGTACGCACTGA
- a CDS encoding TIGR00645 family protein — protein MERFIENAMYASRWLLAPIYIGLSLGLLALALKFFQEVFHILPNVFSMAESELILVLLSLIDMALVGGLLVMVMISGYENFVSELNIDEGKEKLSWLGTMDSSSLKMKVAASIVAISSIHLLRIFMDAKNVDPEHLMWYVIIHMTFVVSAFAMGYLDKVTKH, from the coding sequence ATGGAACGCTTTATCGAAAATGCAATGTACGCCTCGCGCTGGCTGCTGGCGCCGATCTATATCGGGCTGTCCCTTGGGCTGCTGGCGCTGGCACTGAAATTTTTCCAGGAAGTTTTTCACATCCTGCCCAACGTCTTCTCAATGGCCGAGTCGGAACTGATTCTGGTGCTGCTGTCGCTGATCGATATGGCGCTGGTCGGCGGCCTGCTGGTCATGGTGATGATTTCCGGCTACGAGAACTTCGTCTCTGAACTGAACATCGATGAAGGCAAGGAAAAACTCAGCTGGCTCGGCACCATGGACTCTTCGTCGCTGAAGATGAAAGTCGCCGCTTCGATCGTGGCGATCTCCTCGATCCACTTGCTGCGCATCTTCATGGACGCCAAGAACGTCGATCCCGAGCACTTGATGTGGTACGTGATCATCCACATGACCTTCGTCGTTTCGGCGTTCGCCATGGGTTACCTGGACAAGGTCACCAAGCACTGA
- the rpmA gene encoding 50S ribosomal protein L27 yields the protein MAHKKAGGSTRNGRDSEAKRLGVKMYGGQKIIPGNIIVRQRGTQFHAGYGVGMGKDHTLFAKIEGVIKFEVKGAFNRRYVSVVAA from the coding sequence ATGGCACACAAAAAAGCTGGTGGTAGTACCCGTAACGGTCGCGACTCAGAAGCCAAACGCCTTGGCGTTAAGATGTATGGCGGCCAGAAAATCATTCCGGGCAACATCATCGTGCGTCAGCGCGGCACCCAATTCCACGCTGGCTACGGCGTTGGCATGGGTAAGGATCACACCCTCTTCGCGAAAATCGAAGGCGTGATCAAGTTTGAAGTAAAAGGCGCGTTCAACCGCCGTTACGTGAGCGTTGTCGCAGCTTAA
- a CDS encoding DUF4105 domain-containing protein: MLKRLAWLALCVCAPLSAAPNIDPQRLQQLANDRFWISLGHYETAKLGGWRSYVSDKKFFLAPDGNEHPDHELAATVQALYAPANLGEQHAQCVYPARTRWLKAQLNLSDLPTPACAEYKKWFKDVSPHSAVMIFPAAYLNSPSSMFGHTLLRIDQADVQADKTSLLSYAINFGAYIEGSDNSILYAWKGLMGGYPGLFALVPYQEKLSEYRSLENRDLWEYRLNLTQEETARMVEHVWELKQIQFDYFFFDENCSYRLLELLQVARPSLRLTEQFPLTAIPTDTVKAVKEAGLVESIEYRPSRERELLSRAEPLNSDEQQWVLNVSTDQQQLQDPAFKALPRDRQALIIDAAYRLERYRANGQERDPQRAQRSFELLRAINKNPAPELDIPQPGLPEDGHESRTWQAGLGTRGDRAFGEYGLRMAYHDLNDNAESFPLGAQIEILQMKLRQYEGNHWQFQQLDLATIRSLTPRNELLQPLSWQVTGGLERVPGKHDDETLVSHVNGGGGGTWALGDDVLGFALGTVRVEHNNDFAEFVSPAGGFNTGVLWKNPLGNLSLEAKGDYFFNGEVRRSLSLNQQWELSRNLGLRLSAQREFSHLATPETEVMLEVKWYHY, from the coding sequence ATGCTCAAACGCCTTGCCTGGCTGGCGCTCTGTGTCTGCGCCCCGCTGTCCGCCGCGCCAAACATCGACCCTCAACGTTTGCAGCAACTGGCCAACGACCGCTTCTGGATTTCCCTCGGTCACTACGAAACCGCCAAGCTTGGCGGCTGGCGCAGCTATGTCAGTGACAAGAAGTTCTTTCTCGCGCCCGATGGCAATGAACATCCCGATCATGAACTCGCCGCGACCGTGCAAGCGCTGTACGCCCCGGCCAATCTCGGCGAGCAACATGCGCAATGCGTTTATCCGGCGCGCACGCGCTGGCTGAAAGCACAGCTCAACCTCAGCGATCTGCCGACACCTGCATGCGCCGAGTACAAGAAGTGGTTCAAGGATGTTTCGCCGCACAGCGCGGTGATGATCTTCCCGGCGGCTTATTTGAACAGTCCGTCATCGATGTTCGGCCACACCCTGCTGCGCATCGACCAGGCTGACGTGCAGGCCGACAAGACCTCGCTGCTGAGTTACGCGATCAACTTCGGCGCCTACATCGAAGGCTCGGACAACAGCATTCTGTACGCCTGGAAAGGCCTGATGGGCGGGTACCCGGGGCTGTTCGCGCTAGTGCCCTATCAGGAAAAGCTCTCCGAGTACCGCAGCCTGGAAAACCGCGACCTGTGGGAATACCGACTGAATCTGACCCAAGAAGAAACCGCGCGCATGGTCGAGCATGTGTGGGAGTTGAAGCAGATTCAGTTCGACTATTTCTTCTTCGATGAAAACTGCTCGTATCGTCTGCTTGAGTTGCTGCAGGTGGCACGGCCGAGTCTGCGCCTGACCGAACAATTCCCGTTGACCGCGATTCCCACCGACACCGTCAAAGCGGTGAAAGAAGCCGGGCTGGTGGAAAGTATCGAATACCGCCCGTCCCGCGAGCGCGAATTGCTCAGCCGTGCCGAGCCTTTGAATAGTGACGAACAGCAATGGGTGCTGAACGTCAGCACCGATCAACAGCAGTTGCAGGATCCGGCGTTCAAAGCCCTGCCCCGCGACCGTCAAGCGTTGATCATCGACGCGGCATATCGTCTGGAGCGCTACCGCGCCAACGGTCAGGAGCGCGATCCACAACGGGCACAGCGCAGCTTTGAACTGCTGCGAGCGATCAACAAGAACCCGGCGCCGGAGTTGGACATTCCGCAGCCAGGCTTGCCGGAAGACGGCCACGAATCACGCACATGGCAGGCCGGCCTCGGTACCCGTGGTGATCGTGCATTCGGTGAGTACGGTTTGCGCATGGCCTATCACGACCTCAACGACAATGCCGAGAGCTTCCCGCTCGGCGCGCAGATTGAAATCCTGCAGATGAAATTGCGTCAGTACGAAGGCAATCACTGGCAGTTTCAGCAACTGGATCTGGCGACGATTCGTTCGCTGACGCCGCGCAATGAGTTGTTGCAGCCATTGTCGTGGCAAGTTACCGGTGGTCTCGAGCGTGTACCGGGCAAGCATGATGACGAAACGCTGGTCAGCCATGTGAATGGTGGTGGCGGCGGCACCTGGGCGCTTGGGGATGATGTACTGGGCTTTGCCCTCGGCACCGTGCGGGTTGAACACAACAACGATTTCGCCGAGTTCGTGTCCCCGGCCGGCGGTTTCAATACCGGCGTGTTGTGGAAAAACCCGTTGGGCAATCTGAGCCTGGAAGCCAAGGGTGATTATTTCTTCAATGGCGAAGTGCGTCGTAGCCTGAGTCTGAATCAGCAGTGGGAGTTATCGCGCAATCTGGGTTTGCGCCTGAGTGCGCAGCGTGAGTTCAGCCATCTCGCCACGCCTGAAACCGAAGTGATGCTTGAAGTAAAGTGGTATCACTATTGA
- a CDS encoding zinc ribbon domain-containing protein YjdM: MSTLPPCPKCNSEYTYEDGTQLVCPECAHEWSASGEAEVASDDAVKKDSVGNVLQDGDTITVIKDLKVKGTSLVVKVGTKVKNIRLCDGDHDIDCKIDGIGPMKLKSEFVRKV; this comes from the coding sequence GTGAGCACGTTGCCACCCTGCCCGAAATGCAATTCCGAATACACCTACGAAGACGGTACCCAACTGGTGTGCCCGGAGTGCGCCCACGAGTGGTCCGCCAGCGGCGAAGCCGAAGTGGCGTCCGATGATGCCGTGAAGAAAGATTCGGTCGGCAACGTCCTGCAGGACGGCGACACCATCACCGTGATCAAGGACCTCAAGGTCAAGGGCACTTCGCTGGTGGTCAAGGTCGGCACCAAGGTCAAGAACATCCGCCTGTGCGATGGCGACCACGACATCGACTGCAAGATCGACGGCATCGGCCCGATGAAACTCAAATCCGAGTTCGTCAGAAAAGTCTGA
- the rplU gene encoding 50S ribosomal protein L21 has product MSYAVIVTGGKQYKVAPGEYLKIEKLEIATGESVTFDRVLLVANGDDVNIGAPVVAGATVVAEVISQGRHDKVRIIKFRRRKHHMKRMGHRQWYTEIKITGIQA; this is encoded by the coding sequence ATGTCTTATGCAGTAATCGTTACTGGCGGCAAGCAGTACAAAGTCGCCCCGGGTGAATACCTGAAGATCGAAAAACTGGAAATCGCTACCGGCGAATCCGTTACCTTTGATCGCGTTCTGTTGGTTGCCAATGGCGACGACGTGAATATCGGCGCTCCAGTTGTTGCTGGCGCTACCGTTGTGGCTGAAGTGATCTCCCAAGGTCGTCACGATAAAGTCCGCATCATCAAGTTCCGTCGCCGTAAGCACCACATGAAGCGTATGGGCCACCGCCAGTGGTACACCGAGATCAAAATCACCGGTATTCAGGCTTAA